Proteins encoded within one genomic window of Candidatus Hepatobacter penaei:
- a CDS encoding F-box protein: MINFYIILLLSLWVKVFALAEVWGTKEASDKTGDLVAFTLRAEPHTSSLLSSFSLSMHTSPANRPHIRSEVSYTLFKGLDTTHLSHHYALDPPPHLETPCDAFEALKHCIESVVSFFADHAPEHRPFTPIHADILRNLDLQPWVMIYGDLKKPIKHAEQVSRLTLKPAFCKEINLAGYPNITTLELPVTLESVHVEPVVGIKTLKLSINHPHTLLPSWLSCFAHTQTISLAIYPYREFDPAVSFITLNASLQDMPALHTLHAGHADFYPQWREDTSRQEHYSFHGIIPSHGCAELFCLDAMYREGPFYFDCATYSTFPQCQRPWRLPMAPYREYVAFDALLPSEKKAPPQATEPKEGSLLESLPEELLQNIMFYLCKKDRRQLRATCRYFLPRCGDVFHNAVTVSFMPQQSRINRRFLKTLRFQNKRGKILHTCKVRESFPITHLGHNIFKIDCSWYSQNAHTPCLVYKNFYIKSFGEEVNSIVRGSQKRIKPSQVAYKLTQDLALVIANQGRNGVLLLNHILSGSPPNPLRPTAYMLKATGWKSFLPHEEPVP; encoded by the coding sequence ACCCTGCGTGCTGAACCTCACACTTCCTCGCTTCTGTCCTCTTTTTCCTTATCGATGCACACATCACCCGCCAATCGGCCACACATAAGAAGTGAGGTATCGTATACTTTATTTAAAGGCCTGGATACAACGCATCTCTCGCATCACTATGCACTAGATCCTCCCCCCCACCTTGAAACGCCTTGCGATGCTTTTGAAGCCCTTAAACACTGCATAGAAAGCGTGGTGTCATTTTTTGCAGATCACGCCCCAGAGCACCGACCCTTTACCCCCATCCACGCCGATATCCTTCGTAACCTCGATCTTCAGCCATGGGTCATGATTTACGGTGATCTTAAAAAACCAATCAAGCACGCAGAGCAGGTCTCTCGACTGACTCTCAAGCCAGCATTTTGCAAAGAGATCAACCTTGCTGGCTATCCCAACATCACAACCCTAGAATTGCCTGTGACGCTTGAAAGCGTTCACGTTGAACCTGTGGTCGGCATCAAAACGCTTAAGCTTTCTATTAACCATCCCCATACGTTATTACCATCATGGCTGAGCTGTTTTGCGCACACACAAACAATTAGCTTAGCTATATATCCTTATAGAGAGTTTGATCCTGCCGTCTCATTCATCACACTCAACGCATCTCTTCAAGACATGCCTGCCCTTCACACGCTGCATGCAGGCCATGCAGATTTTTACCCCCAATGGCGTGAGGACACATCAAGGCAAGAGCACTACTCTTTTCATGGAATTATCCCCTCTCATGGTTGCGCTGAGCTGTTTTGCCTAGATGCGATGTATCGAGAAGGGCCGTTTTATTTTGACTGTGCCACTTATAGTACATTTCCCCAATGTCAACGACCCTGGAGACTTCCTATGGCCCCCTACCGTGAATATGTTGCGTTTGACGCTTTGCTGCCGTCTGAAAAAAAAGCGCCCCCCCAGGCGACAGAGCCCAAGGAGGGGTCTCTTCTAGAAAGTCTTCCTGAGGAACTGCTTCAAAACATTATGTTCTACTTATGCAAAAAAGATCGCCGCCAGCTCCGTGCGACGTGCCGTTATTTTCTCCCTCGCTGTGGCGATGTTTTTCACAATGCCGTGACCGTCTCTTTTATGCCACAACAAAGCCGTATAAACAGACGCTTTCTCAAAACACTGCGCTTCCAAAACAAGCGAGGGAAGATTCTGCACACATGTAAGGTGCGGGAATCTTTTCCCATCACCCATCTTGGCCACAACATCTTTAAGATCGATTGTTCTTGGTACTCACAAAATGCACACACACCGTGCTTGGTTTATAAAAATTTTTATATCAAATCTTTTGGAGAAGAGGTCAATAGCATTGTTCGTGGTAGTCAAAAACGCATCAAGCCTAGCCAAGTGGCCTATAAGTTAACACAAGACCTAGCACTTGTTATCGCCAATCAGGGAAGAAATGGCGTACTTTTGTTAAATCATATCCTCTCTGGATCCCCTCCCAACCCTTTAAGGCCCACAGCTTATATGCTGAAAGCAACAGGTTGGAAATCTTTCCTTCCTCATGAGGAGCCTGTGCCATGA
- a CDS encoding F-box protein → MVRYVFCVWLGWLASSPLPAVHPDDEAGPAEPHNHAGPARALSQPPSLACAPKPAHPVIAASSPRAAFETDSFLQHIGTMIVSRPSGVGNTMISQTAEACLSVQQGCRKVTVSHTLTNITWEDIPGEPHTLKREGFFYAGDPPIIDNFLALPTDAIFNKLDAFLPSDEPENTSPKQYLLHLHLPGGHHILPPLTSQKLTHLVLYSPFYTTGHLAHLQAPNLKAIDYTHQGYTLFPEIRPYWRNVYIHAHHGFAFLPPLHRQHVNGEGNLWLPEENQRRNQQYVGLYQDKRPTGQPCVFVNNNEMMAFDYAGSSCGCADFRQDVSPPHIGFFTTLAPNPWGVNTRPLTLRFTRAKSASFFNVCKGLRPMGPIEVAHAPHAHSHPPAQPSTSFKDVSPAVWHALTSHNPLEEGGARLSITDHLMKETASTTPGKRGAHESTISDVSQNLIIRKLPDEMHVEIVSYLSTQDLVNLSATCQYYRGLCQRFHGLAYPLLVWDIFGQNLPSTFNLEAMRRLGLPYIAPTPFCHEPDLYQLVLPDRCGTPLLTVNVKATHKVSPHQNIDENQPAKKVDEVYMKLRYLAYDIDHALEAGPFYITQGTSLNEHRTPIMFALSDRMAQWWCQRLEAIGFKRITPAAPKTLGTLSGFSLGNSMFPQPPSQENSFCAMLETHANAPTGPVNGDPRAQAEIQQLVQALQQEEACDEDKEGTTT, encoded by the coding sequence ATGGTTCGTTATGTTTTTTGTGTGTGGTTAGGATGGTTAGCCTCTTCACCCTTACCTGCCGTTCACCCTGATGATGAGGCCGGGCCTGCAGAGCCCCATAATCATGCTGGCCCCGCACGCGCCCTCTCCCAACCCCCGTCCTTAGCATGTGCGCCAAAGCCTGCTCACCCCGTGATCGCAGCCTCATCACCACGGGCCGCGTTTGAGACCGACTCCTTTTTGCAACACATCGGCACCATGATTGTGTCCCGCCCAAGTGGTGTGGGGAACACCATGATCAGCCAAACCGCAGAGGCCTGCCTATCGGTGCAACAAGGCTGTCGCAAAGTTACCGTCAGCCATACACTCACAAACATCACCTGGGAAGACATTCCGGGGGAGCCCCACACACTGAAGAGGGAAGGATTTTTCTATGCGGGCGACCCACCTATTATCGATAACTTTCTCGCGCTCCCCACGGATGCTATTTTTAACAAGCTTGATGCCTTTTTGCCTTCGGATGAACCAGAAAACACGTCCCCAAAGCAATATCTTCTTCACCTCCACCTTCCTGGGGGGCATCATATCTTGCCGCCCTTAACAAGCCAAAAACTCACCCATCTTGTGCTTTACTCCCCCTTTTATACGACGGGCCATCTTGCGCATCTTCAGGCGCCAAATCTCAAGGCCATTGATTATACCCACCAGGGCTATACGCTTTTTCCTGAGATCCGCCCCTACTGGCGCAATGTGTATATACATGCCCATCATGGGTTTGCTTTTTTGCCACCCCTGCATCGCCAACATGTCAATGGTGAAGGCAATCTCTGGCTGCCAGAAGAAAATCAACGCCGCAATCAGCAATATGTTGGTTTATATCAAGACAAACGCCCCACAGGCCAGCCTTGCGTCTTTGTTAATAATAATGAAATGATGGCCTTTGACTATGCAGGGTCTAGCTGTGGGTGTGCTGATTTTAGACAAGATGTTTCCCCCCCGCACATAGGCTTTTTTACCACGTTGGCCCCTAACCCTTGGGGTGTAAACACGCGGCCCCTCACCTTGCGGTTTACACGGGCAAAAAGCGCCTCTTTTTTCAATGTTTGCAAAGGGCTCAGACCTATGGGCCCGATCGAAGTCGCCCACGCTCCCCATGCGCATAGCCACCCACCTGCACAACCTTCCACGTCTTTTAAAGATGTTTCTCCTGCCGTCTGGCATGCTTTGACCTCACACAACCCCCTGGAAGAGGGTGGAGCGCGCCTCTCGATCACAGATCACCTGATGAAGGAAACGGCGTCAACAACGCCTGGCAAGAGGGGCGCACATGAGAGCACAATCTCCGATGTATCTCAAAACCTTATCATCAGAAAGCTACCTGACGAGATGCATGTGGAGATTGTCTCTTATCTCTCAACCCAAGATCTCGTCAATCTCTCTGCAACCTGTCAGTATTATCGTGGGCTTTGTCAACGTTTTCATGGGCTTGCCTACCCTCTCTTGGTGTGGGATATTTTTGGGCAGAATCTGCCTAGCACGTTCAACCTAGAGGCCATGAGGCGATTAGGACTGCCCTATATCGCACCGACTCCCTTTTGCCATGAACCTGATCTGTATCAACTTGTGCTCCCCGATCGTTGCGGCACCCCCCTGCTCACCGTCAATGTTAAGGCCACACACAAGGTGTCCCCACACCAAAACATAGATGAAAACCAACCCGCAAAGAAGGTGGATGAGGTCTATATGAAATTGAGATATCTGGCCTATGACATCGATCATGCGTTAGAAGCTGGCCCTTTTTATATCACACAGGGCACATCCCTTAACGAACATCGCACCCCCATTATGTTCGCCCTATCCGACAGAATGGCACAATGGTGGTGTCAACGCCTTGAGGCTATAGGCTTCAAAAGGATCACGCCGGCTGCACCCAAAACATTAGGCACCTTATCTGGCTTTTCTTTAGGCAACAGCATGTTCCCCCAACCGCCCAGCCAAGAAAACAGCTTTTGTGCGATGCTGGAAACACATGCCAATGCCCCAACCGGCCCCGTCAATGGTGACCCACGCGCCCAAGCAGAGATTCAACAGCTCGTGCAAGCACTTCAGCAGGAAGAAGCGTGTGATGAAGATAAAGAAGGCACAACCACCTAA
- the tssC gene encoding type VI secretion system contractile sheath large subunit codes for MVESIQHVLDRVRRPRVHITYDVEIGGAIEKKELPFVVGIIADLAAKTNVELPKLKQRKFVEIDRDNFNEVMIAIRPRLAYSVKKTFGGAAPAAAAPSKDAKDAKGGKEGKDAGKEAPKAEGSGDLLGVELEFQSIEDFNPISVVSRVPLLKEAYDKRVALNDLISRVDGNDAFNDQLSALIADQGIATKIAGEAKGDNAPETDKILTAANLLKEGIDDDTKKRLRTLVQVFAQELADIKEAPKGDIYFFVLQRVAALDKDISLQLDEVLHHEDFQRLEGSWRGLHYLVSKSETGTRLKLRFLQISFKELAKDLQNAVEFDQSLMFKKIYEEEYGTFGGHPYSCMVLDFPFCKDAQDIEVLSKFSGVAAAAHVPTLAQADPKLFGVESFRDIGAPRDLAKVFEGSEFVKWNSFRASPDSRYITLLLPRVLMRPPYGKETCPVDEFDYNESVDGETNEKFCWGNPAFAMAERITHSFSLYSWTAAIRGVEGGGLVEGLPTYTFKTSRGDKELKCPTEVILTDRREKELSDLGFLALCHCKGTDYAAFFGGQTSQKPKKYNTDDANANALVSARLPYILNASRFAHYVKAIMRDKIGSFMSRGDVQSFLQNWLGDYVLLSDMGSQEAKSKYPLREGRVVVKDVPGKPGSYHAVLFLRPHFQLEELTVSLRLVAKLPDPVG; via the coding sequence ATGGTTGAGAGTATTCAACACGTTCTTGATCGGGTTCGTCGCCCTCGTGTTCACATTACCTATGATGTGGAGATTGGCGGTGCTATTGAGAAAAAAGAGCTCCCCTTTGTGGTGGGGATTATCGCAGATTTAGCTGCCAAAACCAATGTAGAGCTGCCCAAGCTCAAGCAAAGAAAATTTGTTGAAATTGATCGTGACAATTTCAACGAGGTGATGATTGCCATTCGCCCACGCCTGGCCTATTCGGTGAAAAAGACATTTGGTGGGGCCGCGCCTGCAGCCGCAGCGCCTTCAAAAGATGCCAAAGACGCGAAGGGCGGAAAAGAGGGCAAAGATGCCGGCAAAGAGGCCCCCAAAGCCGAAGGCAGCGGTGATCTCTTGGGCGTTGAGCTCGAATTTCAATCGATAGAAGACTTTAACCCCATCTCGGTAGTCTCACGTGTGCCCTTGCTGAAAGAGGCTTATGATAAGCGTGTGGCCCTGAATGATTTGATCAGCCGCGTGGATGGTAATGACGCGTTTAATGATCAGCTCTCTGCTCTGATTGCCGATCAAGGGATTGCGACCAAAATCGCGGGTGAAGCCAAGGGCGATAATGCACCTGAGACGGATAAAATTCTGACAGCTGCCAACTTGTTGAAAGAAGGCATCGATGATGACACCAAAAAACGCTTGCGCACCTTGGTGCAGGTGTTTGCCCAAGAGTTGGCGGATATCAAAGAGGCACCTAAGGGGGATATCTACTTCTTTGTGCTCCAACGTGTCGCTGCTTTGGATAAAGACATTTCGCTGCAATTGGATGAAGTGTTGCATCATGAGGATTTCCAGCGTCTTGAAGGCAGCTGGCGGGGCTTGCACTATTTGGTGTCAAAATCTGAAACAGGCACGCGTTTGAAGCTGCGTTTCCTGCAAATTTCCTTCAAAGAGTTGGCAAAAGATCTGCAAAACGCTGTGGAGTTTGACCAGAGCCTCATGTTCAAAAAGATTTATGAAGAAGAATATGGCACTTTCGGTGGTCACCCGTATTCATGCATGGTGCTGGATTTCCCCTTCTGCAAAGATGCGCAAGATATCGAAGTGCTCAGCAAATTCTCAGGCGTAGCCGCCGCTGCTCATGTGCCCACGCTGGCACAAGCGGATCCCAAGCTTTTTGGTGTGGAGTCGTTCCGCGACATTGGCGCGCCTCGTGATTTGGCCAAAGTGTTTGAAGGGTCTGAGTTTGTCAAATGGAACAGCTTTAGGGCTTCTCCTGACTCGCGCTATATCACGCTTTTGTTGCCGCGCGTGTTGATGCGCCCACCTTATGGCAAAGAAACATGCCCAGTGGATGAGTTTGATTATAATGAATCCGTTGATGGCGAGACCAACGAAAAGTTTTGCTGGGGCAACCCCGCGTTTGCGATGGCTGAGCGTATCACCCACTCATTCTCGCTCTATAGCTGGACGGCGGCCATTCGTGGCGTGGAGGGCGGCGGCCTTGTGGAAGGGCTTCCCACCTACACCTTTAAGACCAGCCGTGGTGATAAAGAGCTTAAGTGTCCCACTGAGGTCATCTTGACCGATCGCCGGGAAAAAGAGCTGTCAGATCTTGGCTTTTTGGCTTTGTGTCACTGCAAAGGCACGGATTACGCCGCCTTTTTTGGCGGTCAAACCTCGCAAAAACCTAAGAAATATAACACCGATGATGCCAATGCCAACGCCTTGGTCTCAGCCCGTTTGCCATATATCTTAAACGCATCACGCTTTGCCCACTATGTAAAGGCGATTATGCGCGATAAAATCGGCAGCTTTATGAGCCGCGGCGATGTGCAATCTTTCTTGCAAAACTGGTTAGGTGATTATGTGTTGCTTTCTGACATGGGGTCTCAAGAGGCCAAGTCAAAATATCCACTTCGTGAAGGGCGCGTTGTTGTCAAAGACGTTCCTGGAAAACCTGGGTCCTATCATGCGGTTTTGTTTTTAAGGCCACATTTTCAGTTAGAAGAGTTGACAGTATCCCTCAGGCTGGTTGCCAAGCTTCCAGATCCTGTAGGTTAA
- a CDS encoding PAAR-like protein, translating to MGGQPLLTLGTMLGCKPWGAAPMPMGVLPTNRIMTSKMPTATMKDIVPFLNIPSFVMCTSKANPAVIAVMAATFGAVQQFACIPAPAMPWMMAGMREPGGKVPLVTKSACTMCMWAGTIAPQAPAQMQASAAAP from the coding sequence ATGGGTGGACAACCTTTGTTAACACTGGGCACCATGTTGGGGTGCAAGCCCTGGGGGGCGGCACCGATGCCCATGGGCGTGTTGCCTACCAACCGCATCATGACCTCAAAAATGCCCACCGCCACCATGAAAGATATTGTGCCGTTTCTCAATATCCCTTCTTTTGTGATGTGTACGTCGAAAGCTAATCCAGCCGTGATTGCCGTGATGGCGGCCACATTTGGTGCTGTGCAACAGTTTGCGTGTATTCCAGCCCCGGCTATGCCCTGGATGATGGCGGGTATGCGCGAACCGGGGGGGAAAGTGCCCCTTGTGACCAAAAGTGCTTGCACGATGTGCATGTGGGCTGGCACCATTGCGCCTCAAGCCCCGGCTCAGATGCAAGCTTCAGCTGCTGCGCCCTGA
- a CDS encoding toxin-antitoxin system YwqK family antitoxin, producing the protein MSGEEQSVPVPTGQEQPQDQGAISEEKEEATSDAPLPESAPSQGPPENGVYEEYRDGKLMSLSTYQEGALHGEVRLYGDDGFLTQRAHYAQDMLHGTFEAFEGGRMTLLAHYKNGVLEGPCYAYKSNGLIQSCANYAKGVLSGVFLAYDDKGHVAQAMTYAEGKKNGFCVLYYPGGSMLSQGTYVDDVEEGVFYKYHDNGLVLEFCKYKAGVPVEGPFLYDPEGKLITPQKS; encoded by the coding sequence ATGAGTGGTGAAGAACAAAGCGTGCCGGTGCCCACAGGGCAAGAGCAGCCGCAAGATCAAGGAGCGATTTCTGAGGAAAAGGAAGAGGCAACCTCTGACGCTCCTCTTCCTGAGTCCGCACCTTCACAAGGCCCGCCAGAAAATGGTGTGTATGAAGAATATCGAGATGGAAAACTCATGTCTTTATCCACCTACCAAGAAGGGGCCCTTCATGGTGAGGTGCGCCTTTATGGAGACGATGGGTTTTTGACCCAACGTGCGCACTATGCCCAAGATATGCTGCATGGCACCTTTGAAGCTTTTGAAGGGGGGCGAATGACCTTATTGGCGCACTATAAAAATGGCGTTTTAGAAGGCCCTTGCTATGCCTATAAAAGTAATGGCCTTATTCAATCCTGCGCTAACTATGCAAAGGGTGTCTTAAGCGGTGTATTTTTGGCTTATGACGACAAAGGACATGTGGCCCAAGCTATGACCTATGCAGAGGGCAAAAAAAACGGCTTTTGTGTGCTCTATTACCCTGGAGGATCCATGCTGAGTCAGGGCACGTATGTTGATGATGTGGAGGAAGGGGTGTTTTATAAGTATCACGACAATGGGTTGGTGTTAGAGTTTTGTAAATATAAGGCAGGGGTGCCTGTGGAGGGCCCTTTCCTTTATGATCCTGAAGGCAAGTTAATCACGCCTCAGAAAAGCTAG
- a CDS encoding methyltransferase domain-containing protein — protein MRMHAEKDFDGRLFCEAATHLLDRLQHLTLPFHIIGDLSPAHTPGAEAVARRQRPHSHIRRLSITDAAETRFDVLYSPLALHWEEDPLAYLTKAHQMLAPGGLLLLNFWGGHTLAKLRQCLAEADFTLHGVVYPRILPMIRLEEATRLMGQTPFRLTVADRDDFILHYDSFHSLTRHLKRMGEGNALQGRATHPPAKGFWPHVKRLYKQHHHDKTSSRTKKGLTVEAELITLTGWKEGPGLPQPLKRGSATHSLETAVSSPGSSLQST, from the coding sequence ATGCGCATGCATGCTGAAAAAGATTTTGATGGGCGCTTGTTTTGTGAGGCAGCAACCCACCTGTTGGACCGCCTCCAGCACCTCACGTTGCCCTTTCACATCATAGGCGACCTTTCCCCCGCCCACACGCCCGGCGCAGAAGCAGTGGCGCGTAGGCAACGCCCTCACAGCCACATTCGGCGTCTGTCTATCACAGATGCAGCAGAAACACGCTTTGATGTGCTCTATAGCCCCCTGGCCCTTCATTGGGAGGAAGACCCGCTTGCCTATCTCACCAAAGCGCACCAGATGTTGGCGCCGGGGGGATTGTTGCTGCTCAATTTTTGGGGCGGGCACACTCTGGCCAAGCTGCGGCAATGTCTGGCCGAAGCTGATTTCACCCTTCATGGCGTTGTCTATCCGCGCATCTTGCCCATGATCCGCCTTGAGGAGGCCACGCGGCTTATGGGGCAAACACCCTTTCGGTTAACGGTGGCTGACCGTGATGATTTTATCCTCCATTACGACAGCTTTCACAGCCTCACCCGTCACCTCAAGCGCATGGGGGAAGGCAATGCCTTGCAGGGGCGCGCTACACACCCGCCTGCCAAAGGGTTTTGGCCGCACGTGAAAAGGCTTTATAAACAGCACCACCATGACAAAACATCAAGCCGCACAAAGAAAGGGTTAACGGTTGAAGCAGAGCTTATCACCCTGACGGGGTGGAAAGAAGGCCCAGGACTGCCCCAGCCTCTCAAACGCGGCAGCGCTACCCACAGCCTGGAAACAGCCGTATCTTCCCCTGGATCCTCTCTTCAATCAACCTAA
- a CDS encoding type VI secretion system Vgr family protein — MARIEGEDFLSAPFSFDVTLRIKEDKEIPENLVGKPAMVEILSGKDGKTPKDHERYFHGLIAGVRELSHLLTKEKKAYREVVLTLRPHFWFLSLTKDSQTFVEKKPIDIVSDLLKYHKIDFKNEAKSSGDVKRAFCVQYNESDFHFISRLLEESGIGYYFTYEKTKHQMVLFDKNDAGAKFEGDLVFSKMSSSEGREIDRLWLFEKHHAPVVSEFSANDYFFEKPTQDLHKKAPGKIKSALKLLFYDHLCGFNQKSESETDAEELVKQHIERKEWRAFQCHGRSTYASLSAGAKIKTKACPNKLDGDYFVISVKHAYGVRDDTMDYENTFSCVPQDRPYRPLCVHKRPRIWGFITAKVTGKGEEEVWADPYGAIKIKFFWDWRAEDNEKSSCWVRVASGSANVHWGIVNTPRVGQEVLVQFEEGDPEKPIVVGCVFNGIHVPPYGDKDEIYKDKMYKDRSKGKVRSIWKTRSIKGDNKTFNEICLTDDEKKEEIFIQAQKDYRTLVKDQKITVIKKGNQETTLESGDRKVTIEGKQEDGSKAKGDDTLTLLKGSRTVEIKEGDVTTTLDKGKETHTLKEGDQTITLSKGKRSVTIESDDTLTINGKWTVKVKGDLSFDVSGNIDMKADKDFSVKCNNFKLETTIDTTIDAGKNANINAKMNATVAAKMALTMEGEMKASLKGAMVDVNGSAMSTVKGGMVMIN; from the coding sequence GTGGCGCGCATTGAAGGGGAAGACTTTCTGTCCGCCCCTTTTTCTTTTGATGTGACCTTGCGCATCAAAGAAGATAAGGAAATCCCTGAAAACCTGGTGGGCAAGCCTGCCATGGTAGAGATTCTGTCAGGCAAAGATGGTAAGACGCCCAAAGATCATGAGCGCTATTTTCATGGTCTTATTGCAGGTGTGCGTGAGCTGTCGCATCTTTTGACAAAGGAAAAAAAAGCTTACCGTGAGGTGGTGTTAACCTTAAGGCCGCATTTTTGGTTTCTCAGTCTCACCAAAGACAGCCAAACTTTTGTGGAAAAAAAGCCGATTGATATTGTTTCGGATCTTCTTAAATATCACAAGATTGATTTTAAAAATGAAGCCAAATCCAGCGGGGATGTGAAACGCGCTTTTTGTGTTCAATATAACGAAAGCGATTTTCACTTCATCTCGCGCCTGCTCGAAGAATCGGGCATTGGCTATTATTTTACCTATGAAAAAACGAAGCACCAAATGGTGCTCTTTGATAAAAATGATGCAGGGGCTAAATTTGAAGGCGACCTCGTTTTTTCAAAAATGTCATCAAGTGAAGGGCGTGAGATTGACCGCCTATGGTTGTTTGAAAAGCATCATGCTCCGGTGGTGAGCGAGTTTTCAGCCAATGACTATTTTTTTGAAAAACCCACCCAAGATTTGCACAAAAAAGCGCCGGGCAAGATTAAAAGTGCCTTGAAGCTTTTGTTTTATGATCATTTGTGTGGCTTTAATCAAAAAAGCGAAAGTGAGACGGATGCCGAAGAGCTGGTAAAACAGCACATCGAGCGCAAAGAGTGGCGTGCGTTTCAATGTCATGGGCGCAGTACGTATGCCTCCCTTTCGGCCGGCGCCAAAATCAAAACCAAAGCGTGCCCCAACAAACTTGATGGTGATTATTTTGTGATTTCCGTCAAGCATGCCTATGGCGTGCGTGATGATACGATGGACTATGAAAATACCTTTTCTTGCGTGCCGCAAGATCGTCCTTATCGTCCCCTTTGTGTGCACAAACGCCCTCGTATTTGGGGCTTCATAACCGCCAAAGTAACAGGAAAAGGTGAGGAAGAAGTGTGGGCTGACCCGTATGGCGCCATTAAGATCAAGTTTTTTTGGGACTGGCGTGCTGAGGATAACGAGAAAAGCTCGTGCTGGGTGCGTGTGGCCAGCGGCTCGGCTAATGTGCATTGGGGCATTGTGAACACCCCGCGTGTGGGGCAAGAGGTGTTGGTGCAGTTTGAGGAGGGTGACCCCGAAAAGCCCATCGTGGTGGGGTGCGTCTTTAACGGCATCCATGTGCCGCCCTATGGCGACAAAGATGAGATCTATAAAGATAAAATGTATAAAGATCGCAGCAAAGGCAAGGTGCGATCCATCTGGAAAACACGCTCTATCAAGGGAGACAATAAAACCTTTAATGAAATTTGCCTGACCGATGACGAGAAAAAAGAGGAAATTTTTATTCAGGCGCAAAAAGATTACCGCACCCTTGTGAAAGATCAAAAAATTACCGTTATCAAAAAAGGGAACCAAGAAACAACGCTGGAGTCAGGCGATCGCAAGGTCACCATTGAGGGCAAACAAGAGGATGGCTCAAAAGCCAAGGGTGATGATACGTTAACGCTGCTCAAAGGCTCGCGCACGGTGGAGATCAAGGAGGGGGATGTCACCACAACCTTAGATAAAGGCAAAGAAACACACACCCTAAAAGAGGGCGATCAAACCATCACCTTGTCTAAAGGCAAGCGATCTGTGACCATTGAATCAGATGATACCCTCACCATTAACGGTAAGTGGACCGTGAAGGTGAAGGGTGACCTTTCGTTCGATGTGAGCGGCAATATTGATATGAAAGCGGATAAAGATTTTTCCGTGAAATGTAATAATTTTAAGCTGGAAACAACCATCGACACCACGATTGACGCCGGCAAGAATGCCAACATCAATGCCAAAATGAATGCCACCGTGGCTGCAAAAATGGCGCTCACCATGGAAGGCGAAATGAAAGCCAGCCTCAAGGGCGCGATGGTGGATGTGAATGGATCGGCCATGTCCACGGTTAAGGGCGGCATGGTGATGATCAATTAA